The Streptomyces uncialis genomic interval TGCGCGGTTCCCCGCGCCCCTGGGTCTTCTGTGCCGGGCGTACTTCGTTCCTGTGCCGTCGTTCGTGGGTTTCGCGCAGTTCCCCGCGCCCCTGGATGCTGCCCCGGTTCGGTGTTCTTCGGGTGCGGGTCGCCCTCGTTCTTGCGCAGTTCCCCGCGCCCCTTTGGGGCGCGTCCGGCTGGTTTTTCGGGTCGGTGCCGGTCGGGATTCTCCGTCCTCGCTCCAACGCGCTCGGTACGGACGTTCAGTGGCCGCACTGATGGCGTCGGAGTCTGCGGGCAGAGATTCCCGCCCACCCCCTCCCGTAGCCGGGCGAGTGCGCGAGGAGGGGCGTTCCGCACCTGAAGGGCGGCATCGGGGGCGCCTCCGGTGATCAGGAAAGGTCGTCCGGGGAGCTGCATGCCTGGAACCAGTGGGCGCGGATGGCGGCCGGGTGGGAGAAGGGGTGGCGTGGGCCGGCGAGCTGGCGGTGGAGGAACTCCGTCGCGGTGCAGTCGAACCGGGTTCCGGGGTCGGGGCCGACATCCGTGACGTACACGGTCCACCGGTCGGGGTCGGGGTCTTCGGTGACCCAGTAGAACGACTGCTCGTGCTCGTTGCCCGCCCAGGTGAGTATTCCGCCGGATGCAGGGAAGGGCGGGTGTGGCTCCCAGGGGTCCTGGCCGAGCTTCTTGTTGGTCTCGGCGTACGAGATGACCTCCTCGGGCATCAGGATCTGGAAGAAGCCGTCGAACTGGCCGCGGCCGAAGACCTCGACGAGACGCTTGTAGTCGCTGGGCAGGCGGTTTCCCAGCCGGGACTCGACCGACGCCCAGTCGACCTCGTAGGCCCTCGGGATCCAGCCGGTGAGGGTGACCAGCCGGTCCGGCCAGGGCTCGTCGGCGGACGTCCCGCCGGGGGCCGGTACAGGCCGGTGGGCGACGACCAGGAGGAGCCGGGCGGGGTCGGTGGCCTGGGCGTCGCCCAGCGCGACCCATCGTCCACCGGACGGCCAGGCATACCTCCAGCCGCCTGGTGCGACGGCAGGCAGCGACGGCGGCAGCTCGCTGTCCTCGGTGAGCGGCTCCCCGTACCAGTTGGCGAGTTGCTCCACGAGGTCGTCCAGCGGTGTCCCTTCCGGGACGGGTACGCACACATGCCCTGCCGGATGTGCCGACTCGCCGCATATCAGCTCGGTGGAGTCCGGCCACGTGAGGTTGCCCACCGACCACAGCAGTTGTCGTAGGTCCATGACGGCAGCCAACCACCCCCCACTGACATCGTCCCGGAGTTCCACGGCCTCGCGGACGCGCGGCGGAGCCGGTGCGAGGCCACTTGGCATGCCGTACGGCACCCGATACCCCGGCACCGGACCCGCCCGGCACCGGGAATCCCCGCGCACGGGGACTGTCCGGATCGTGGGATTCGGCGGGGCGGGCGGGGCGTGATTCGCGCCACCTTTGAGGGTGGTGCCGCTCTGATGAGCGATCGATCAGCGGATGCACTTCTCCAAGGGGTGGCACTGAGTGTCACCCCGTTCTTTTTTACTGCCCGAAATCAAATGTAGGGGAATCCGCTCAGGTGAGCGGAGTGGGTCATGTTCCGGTGTGCTTGGGTTCAAGAGGTGAACGCATCAGGGGTGCGGGTGTCACTCCGCTGCCGGTTTCGATCTGCTGGCGGACGAGTGGTTGCGGTCGTACGACAGGCAGGTGGACGTACCCATAAGCCTTTGATCTGGGTATGTTCCTCGCCGTCAGGGCAGCCAGCCGATCCTTGAGGAGTCGAGTCCCATGTCGAAGAACAAAGGTCCTCAGGTAGTGAAGTTCGTTTATGACTTCACCGAGGGAAACAAGGACCTCAAGGATCTGCTCGGCGGGAAGGGTGCGAACCTCGCCGAGATGACCAACCTCGGGCTGCCCGTGCCGCCCGGTTTCACCATCACGACCGACGCCTGCAAGGTCTACCTGGACAGCGGCGAGGAACCTGCGGCACTCCGTGACGAGGTATCCGCTCATCTGGAAACCCTCGAACAGCGCATGGGCAAGCGGCTCGGCCAGCACGACGACCCGCTGCTGGTGTCGGTGCGCTCCGGCGCCAAGTTCTCCATGCCCGGCATGATGGACACCGTCCTCAACATCGGACTGTCCGACGCCTCCGTCGAAGGGCTCGCCCGGCAGGCCGGCGACGAGCGCTTCGCCTGGGACTCCTACCGCCGCCTCATCCAGATGTTCGGCAAGACCGTCCTCGGGGTCGACGGCGAACTCTTCGAGGACGCCCTGGAGGAGGCCAAGGCCGCCAAGGGCGTCACCGTCGACACCGACCTGGACGCCGCCGACCTGAAGAAGCTCGTCAAGGGGTTCAAGAAGACCGTCCGCACCGAGGCCGGACGGGACTTCCCCCAGGACCCCCGCGAACAGATGGACCTCGCCGTCAAGGCCGTCTTCGAATCGTGGAACGGCGACCGGGCCAAGCTCTACCGCCGCCAGGAACGCATCCCCCACGACCTCGGCACCGCCGTCAACATCTGCTCCATGGTCTTCGGCAACCTCGGGCCCGACTCCGGCACCGGCGTCGCCTTCACCCGGGACCCCGCCAGCGGCCAGCAGGGCGTCTACGGCGACTACCTCAGCAACGCCCAGGGCGAGGACGTCGTCGCCGGAATCCGCAACACCGTGGCGCTCGCCGATCTCGAACAGCTCGACAAGGTGTCGTACGACCAGCTGATGCAGATCATGGAGACGCTGGAGAACCACTACAAGGACCTCTGCGACATCGAGTTCACCATCGAGCGCGGACAGCTGTGGATGCTCCAGACCCGGGTCGGCAAGCGGACCGCCGGCGCCGCCTTCCGGATCGCCACCCAGCTCGTCGACCAGGGCCTCATCGACGAGGCCGAGGCCCTCCAGCGGGTCACCGGGGCCCAGCTCGCGCAGCTGATGTTCCCCAAGTTCGACGAGGACGCCAAGGTCGACAAGATCGGCCGCGGCATCGCCGCCTCACCGGGCGCCGCCGTCGGCAAGGCCGTCTTCGACTCGTACACCGCCATCAAGTGGTCCCGGTCCGGCGAGAAGGTCATCCTCATCCGCCGGGAGACCAACCCCGACGACCTGGACGGCATGATCGCCGCCGAGGGCATCCTCACCTCCCGCGGCGGCAAGACCTCGCACGCCGCCGTCGTCGCCCGCGGCATGGGCAAGACCTGTGTGTGCGGCGCCGAGGAACTGGAGGTCGACACCAAGCGGCGGCGGATGACCGCG includes:
- a CDS encoding SMI1/KNR4 family protein, which translates into the protein MDLRQLLWSVGNLTWPDSTELICGESAHPAGHVCVPVPEGTPLDDLVEQLANWYGEPLTEDSELPPSLPAVAPGGWRYAWPSGGRWVALGDAQATDPARLLLVVAHRPVPAPGGTSADEPWPDRLVTLTGWIPRAYEVDWASVESRLGNRLPSDYKRLVEVFGRGQFDGFFQILMPEEVISYAETNKKLGQDPWEPHPPFPASGGILTWAGNEHEQSFYWVTEDPDPDRWTVYVTDVGPDPGTRFDCTATEFLHRQLAGPRHPFSHPAAIRAHWFQACSSPDDLS
- the ppdK gene encoding pyruvate, phosphate dikinase, which gives rise to MSKNKGPQVVKFVYDFTEGNKDLKDLLGGKGANLAEMTNLGLPVPPGFTITTDACKVYLDSGEEPAALRDEVSAHLETLEQRMGKRLGQHDDPLLVSVRSGAKFSMPGMMDTVLNIGLSDASVEGLARQAGDERFAWDSYRRLIQMFGKTVLGVDGELFEDALEEAKAAKGVTVDTDLDAADLKKLVKGFKKTVRTEAGRDFPQDPREQMDLAVKAVFESWNGDRAKLYRRQERIPHDLGTAVNICSMVFGNLGPDSGTGVAFTRDPASGQQGVYGDYLSNAQGEDVVAGIRNTVALADLEQLDKVSYDQLMQIMETLENHYKDLCDIEFTIERGQLWMLQTRVGKRTAGAAFRIATQLVDQGLIDEAEALQRVTGAQLAQLMFPKFDEDAKVDKIGRGIAASPGAAVGKAVFDSYTAIKWSRSGEKVILIRRETNPDDLDGMIAAEGILTSRGGKTSHAAVVARGMGKTCVCGAEELEVDTKRRRMTAPGGIVIEEGDVVSIDGSTGKVYLGEVPVVPSPVVEYFEGRMHAGADDADELVAAVHRVMAYADRVRRLRVRANADNAEDALRARRFGAQGIGLCRTEHMFLGERREYVERLILADTDEEREQALDRLLPLQKRDFVELFEAMDGLPVTVRLLDPPLHEFLPDITELSVRVALAESRKDANENDLRLLQAVHRLHEQNPMLGLRGVRLGLVIPGLFAMQVRAIAEAAAERRDAKGDPRAEIMIPLVGTVQELEIVRDEAEQVIDEVQRAAGLDLKLSLGTMIELPRAALTAGQIAEAAEFFSFGTNDLTQTVWGFSRDDVEASFFTAYLEKGIFGVSPFETIDKDGVGALVRAAAEAGRATRPDLKLGVCGEHGGDPESVHFFHEVGLDYVSCSPFRIPVARLEAGRAASAGQSKGSDHR